The following are from one region of the Yoonia sp. R2331 genome:
- a CDS encoding PfkB family carbohydrate kinase: MTQQPDILCIGSVLWDVIGRSASHMRLGSDVPGRITRLPGGVAMNIAMTLHRFGMKPALLTAIGRDAEGEELMTEARRMGLICDHVYRSEDLPTDVYMAIEGANGLIAAIADAHSLEAAGLRILQPLRNGAIAREGEPFPGPIALDGNLTVDVLQTIATSPLFKGCDLRVAPASPGKAERLLTLMNRPATTLYVNLEEAGLLCQTTFDTSTSAAAGLMHRGAHRVLVTDGGKSASEGTAGDIITQTPPDVLVTRVTGAGDTFMAAHIASEAQGHDRASALHRALQAAATYVSGETPL; encoded by the coding sequence ATGACGCAACAACCTGATATCCTCTGCATCGGTTCGGTCCTGTGGGACGTGATCGGGCGTTCGGCCAGCCATATGCGGCTGGGCTCTGACGTACCGGGCCGGATCACCCGCTTGCCCGGCGGCGTGGCGATGAACATCGCCATGACACTGCACCGCTTTGGCATGAAACCCGCCCTGCTGACGGCCATTGGCCGCGATGCCGAAGGCGAAGAACTGATGACAGAGGCGCGCCGCATGGGCCTGATCTGCGATCATGTCTATCGCTCTGAAGACTTGCCCACCGACGTTTACATGGCCATCGAGGGGGCCAACGGGCTGATCGCCGCCATCGCTGACGCGCATTCGCTCGAGGCGGCAGGCCTGCGCATCCTGCAACCCCTGCGCAATGGGGCCATCGCGCGCGAAGGTGAACCCTTTCCAGGCCCCATCGCCCTTGACGGCAACCTGACCGTTGATGTGCTGCAAACCATTGCCACCTCTCCGCTTTTTAAAGGTTGCGACCTGCGCGTCGCCCCCGCCTCACCGGGCAAGGCCGAACGCCTGCTGACCCTGATGAACCGCCCGGCCACCACGCTCTATGTGAACCTCGAAGAGGCGGGGCTGCTCTGCCAAACCACCTTTGACACTTCCACAAGTGCCGCAGCTGGCCTGATGCACCGCGGCGCGCATCGGGTGCTGGTCACGGATGGTGGGAAATCCGCTTCCGAAGGGACCGCAGGCGACATCATCACCCAAACACCGCCCGACGTCCTTGTGACCCGCGTAACCGGCGCGGGCGACACTTTCATGGCCGCCCATATCGCGTCAGAGGCGCAGGGCCATGACCGCGCATCTGCCCTTCACCGCGCGCTACAAGCCGCCGCCACCTACGTTTCCGGAGAGACCCCCCTGTGA
- a CDS encoding DUF502 domain-containing protein: MQNDPDHPDTTRLRRPGLFSRLRSNFLAGLIIVAPIGMTFWLIYTVVGWIDSWVWPFVPDYYQPEALVNRYLVPEGADPINVNVRGIGVVIFLIFTVVVGWLGKGLIGRSFLRWAERIVDRMPVVRSIYNGVKQIAETVFSQRDTSFDKACLIEYPRKGIWAIAFISTNAKGEIKAKLPGDGEIVTVFLPTTPNPTSGFLLFLPRADVIELDMTVEDAAKLVISAGLVYPNGKDPTTPPDA; the protein is encoded by the coding sequence ATGCAAAACGACCCTGATCACCCGGACACCACTCGCCTGCGCCGCCCGGGCCTGTTTTCGCGACTGCGCAGCAACTTTCTGGCGGGTCTGATCATCGTCGCCCCCATCGGGATGACCTTCTGGCTGATCTACACCGTTGTCGGCTGGATCGACAGCTGGGTCTGGCCTTTTGTGCCCGACTACTACCAGCCCGAAGCACTGGTGAACCGCTATTTGGTGCCCGAAGGCGCGGACCCGATCAACGTCAACGTCCGCGGCATCGGCGTGGTGATCTTCCTGATCTTCACTGTTGTCGTGGGTTGGCTCGGCAAGGGCCTGATCGGCCGCAGCTTTCTGCGGTGGGCTGAACGGATCGTCGACCGGATGCCCGTCGTCCGGTCGATCTACAATGGCGTCAAGCAAATCGCCGAAACCGTGTTTTCGCAGCGCGACACGTCCTTTGATAAGGCCTGCCTGATCGAATACCCGCGCAAAGGCATCTGGGCCATCGCCTTCATCTCGACCAACGCGAAAGGCGAAATCAAAGCCAAGCTGCCCGGCGATGGCGAGATTGTCACCGTCTTCCTCCCCACAACACCAAACCCCACCTCGGGCTTCTTACTGTTCCTGCCGCGCGCGGATGTGATCGAACTCGACATGACGGTCGAGGATGCGGCAAAACTCGTGATCTCTGCGGGCCTTGTCTATCCAAACGGCAAAGACCCGACCACGCCACCTGATGCTTAG
- a CDS encoding 3-hydroxybutyrate dehydrogenase — protein MTFAGKTAVITGSNSGIGLGIARELARAGADVVLNSYTDRDEDHALAEGIASEFGVKATYVGADMSKGEDCRRLIAEAGRCDILVNNAGIQHVAAVQDFPSDKWDAIIAINMSSAFHTTAAAITAMRENGWGRIINIASAHGLRASPFKSAYVTAKHGVVGMTKVIALETAKEPITANAICPGYVLTPLVEAQIPATAKEYGISEDEAIEKVILAKQPSKDFVTVAQLAGIVTFLCSDAAAQITGTAIAADGGWTAQ, from the coding sequence ATGACATTTGCAGGCAAAACGGCAGTTATCACCGGATCAAACTCTGGCATCGGGCTGGGCATCGCGCGGGAACTGGCCCGTGCGGGCGCGGACGTGGTGCTGAATTCCTATACCGATCGAGATGAGGACCACGCCTTGGCAGAGGGCATCGCATCCGAATTCGGCGTGAAGGCGACATATGTCGGGGCGGATATGTCCAAGGGCGAGGACTGCCGCCGGTTGATTGCCGAAGCAGGGCGCTGCGATATTCTTGTGAACAACGCTGGCATTCAACATGTTGCAGCGGTGCAGGATTTCCCCAGCGACAAATGGGATGCGATCATTGCGATCAACATGTCCTCGGCTTTTCACACCACGGCCGCCGCGATCACTGCGATGCGCGAGAACGGCTGGGGCCGGATTATCAATATTGCAAGCGCGCATGGGTTGCGTGCGAGCCCCTTCAAATCGGCCTATGTCACGGCCAAACACGGGGTTGTTGGCATGACCAAGGTCATTGCACTTGAGACCGCCAAGGAACCGATCACCGCCAATGCGATTTGTCCGGGCTATGTGCTGACCCCGCTGGTCGAGGCGCAGATCCCGGCCACGGCCAAGGAATACGGCATCTCGGAGGATGAGGCGATTGAGAAGGTGATCCTGGCCAAACAGCCGTCCAAGGATTTTGTCACGGTCGCGCAATTGGCGGGCATCGTTACCTTTTTGTGCTCGGACGCGGCAGCACAGATCACCGGCACGGCGATAGCCGCGGATGGTGGCTGGACCGCACAATGA
- a CDS encoding HupE/UreJ family protein, whose amino-acid sequence MSSAMLVWITLASSAQAHEVLPTIADMRKEGDSLVFDMRLSMESFIAGIDQDSVLDTDATPQAADYDRLRALEPAELQAAFAAFWPQMAARISVTADDVPLDLTLVEALAGDVGDVDLARASAIRVAAALPQGAETVSFAWDRSFGTMVLRQVDVPAPYDGYLQSGAATGPIPLAGGAQLGPMQTFVNYIPVGFDHIVPLGLDHILFVLGLFFLSTRMGPLLWQVSAFTLAHTITLALAALGYVTVPGSIVEPLIALSIVYVAVENLFTDGLSRWRPFIIFGFGLLHGLGFASVLAEFGLPEGTFVPALIGFNIGVEIGQLAVIGVAYVCVMKAIDHSDAGTESRTAAAVYLALMVAVIALIIPISGMAPDLVAAMVPLIATVAILLGLSAASVVVGRFDSYRQMVAMPGSILIAVVAAYWCVERVFL is encoded by the coding sequence ATGTCAAGCGCGATGCTGGTCTGGATCACGCTGGCGTCATCTGCGCAGGCCCACGAGGTGCTGCCGACGATTGCCGATATGCGCAAAGAAGGCGACAGCCTCGTTTTTGACATGCGCCTGTCGATGGAGAGCTTCATTGCCGGGATCGATCAGGACAGCGTGCTGGATACGGATGCGACACCGCAAGCGGCCGATTATGACAGGCTGCGGGCGTTGGAACCGGCAGAGTTGCAAGCCGCATTCGCAGCGTTCTGGCCGCAGATGGCCGCACGGATCAGTGTGACCGCTGATGATGTCCCGCTTGATCTAACGTTGGTCGAGGCACTTGCCGGGGATGTGGGCGATGTGGATCTGGCGCGCGCCTCAGCCATTCGGGTGGCCGCTGCATTGCCGCAAGGGGCCGAGACGGTGTCTTTTGCATGGGACCGCAGCTTTGGCACCATGGTGTTGCGGCAGGTTGATGTGCCTGCACCCTATGATGGTTACTTGCAATCGGGTGCGGCCACTGGGCCGATCCCACTGGCGGGCGGCGCGCAATTAGGGCCGATGCAGACCTTTGTCAACTATATCCCTGTTGGCTTTGATCATATCGTGCCACTTGGGCTAGATCATATCCTGTTTGTGCTGGGGCTGTTTTTCCTGTCCACACGCATGGGGCCGCTCTTGTGGCAGGTCAGTGCCTTTACGCTGGCGCATACGATCACGTTGGCGCTGGCGGCGTTGGGTTATGTCACCGTTCCGGGCAGCATTGTTGAGCCGCTGATCGCGTTGTCGATTGTCTATGTTGCGGTTGAAAACCTGTTCACGGACGGTTTGTCACGCTGGCGACCGTTCATTATCTTTGGATTTGGTCTGCTGCACGGGCTTGGCTTTGCCTCTGTCCTTGCCGAGTTCGGATTGCCAGAGGGGACGTTTGTGCCGGCGCTGATCGGGTTCAACATCGGTGTTGAAATCGGCCAGTTGGCGGTGATCGGCGTGGCCTATGTCTGTGTCATGAAGGCAATTGATCATAGCGACGCCGGAACTGAGAGCCGCACGGCGGCTGCCGTTTATCTGGCGCTGATGGTGGCTGTGATCGCACTGATCATCCCGATCTCTGGCATGGCGCCAGATCTGGTGGCGGCCATGGTGCCATTGATCGCAACGGTTGCCATTTTGTTGGGGCTGTCGGCGGCATCGGTTGTGGTTGGCCGCTTTGACAGTTATCGCCAAATGGTGGCGATGCCGGGGTCGATCCTGATCGCTGTTGTAGCGGCTTATTGGTGTGTGGAGCGCGTTTTCCTGTGA
- a CDS encoding LysE/ArgO family amino acid transporter, with the protein MLSAAATGFATAFALILAIGAQNAFVLRQGLMRQHVFWLCLLCAVSDAILITAGVLGFGVLVAQYPSLPQFMAWGGAAFLFAYGALRLRAAWLGVYDMQMGGQSKGLWATLATGAAFTWLNPHVYLDTLALIGAISTAYLGNAKLAFGAGAVTSSFVFFFGLGYGARLLTPIMQSARSWRILDVIIGLVMWALALKLIL; encoded by the coding sequence ATGCTTAGCGCCGCCGCGACCGGGTTTGCCACCGCCTTTGCCCTGATCCTCGCCATCGGCGCGCAGAACGCCTTTGTGTTGCGCCAAGGTCTCATGCGACAACACGTGTTCTGGCTGTGCCTGCTTTGCGCTGTCTCTGATGCGATCCTGATCACCGCAGGTGTGCTGGGCTTTGGTGTGCTTGTCGCGCAATACCCCAGCCTGCCGCAGTTCATGGCTTGGGGTGGGGCTGCATTTCTCTTTGCCTACGGCGCGCTGCGCCTGCGCGCCGCGTGGCTGGGTGTCTATGACATGCAAATGGGTGGCCAGTCCAAAGGGCTCTGGGCGACGCTCGCCACCGGGGCCGCCTTCACATGGCTGAACCCGCATGTCTATCTGGACACGCTGGCGCTGATCGGTGCCATCTCAACGGCCTATCTGGGGAACGCCAAGCTTGCATTTGGCGCAGGCGCGGTCACCTCGTCCTTCGTCTTTTTCTTCGGGCTGGGCTATGGCGCGCGGCTTTTGACACCGATCATGCAATCGGCCCGGTCATGGCGCATCCTTGATGTGATCATTGGGCTGGTGATGTGGGCGCTGGCCCTGAAACTTATCCTGTAG
- a CDS encoding GNAT family N-acetyltransferase, translating into MTICLRPATRADAQDIAAFADVSSDGLISTLWARKTDLSQSPLEYGCAQVSQDEGSLSWRHATLAVDGDRVVGVVMTDQLAHRPAEITSETHPILRPLIRLENEARDTRTISALAVMPDVRRQGVARALLGAAEDGVGAAGMSVILADQNASALQFFARQGYETRATLPMVKADWETQSSAWNLLRKP; encoded by the coding sequence ATGACCATTTGTCTGCGACCAGCGACACGCGCTGACGCACAGGACATCGCCGCATTTGCGGATGTCTCAAGCGATGGGCTGATTTCAACCTTGTGGGCACGCAAGACAGATCTCAGCCAGTCGCCCTTGGAATACGGCTGTGCGCAGGTGTCACAGGATGAGGGCAGCCTGTCTTGGCGACATGCGACATTGGCCGTCGATGGCGACCGTGTGGTTGGCGTGGTGATGACCGATCAGCTGGCCCATCGCCCCGCCGAGATCACCAGCGAAACCCATCCCATCTTGCGTCCGTTGATCCGGTTGGAGAACGAGGCGCGGGATACCCGGACCATCTCTGCCCTCGCCGTCATGCCCGACGTGCGGCGACAAGGTGTTGCCCGCGCCCTGCTTGGCGCTGCCGAAGACGGCGTCGGGGCTGCGGGTATGTCAGTGATCCTGGCCGATCAGAATGCTTCTGCGCTGCAGTTTTTTGCCCGGCAGGGCTATGAAACACGGGCGACCCTGCCGATGGTAAAGGCGGATTGGGAAACCCAAAGCAGTGCGTGGAACTTGCTGCGCAAGCCCTGA
- the rpsB gene encoding 30S ribosomal protein S2, with protein sequence MGLPEFTMRQLLEAGVHFGHQTARWNPKMGQYIYGSRNGIHIMDLTQTVPLLDQALQAIRDTVAKGGRILFVGTKRQAAKPIAEAAEKSAQFYMNHRWLGGTLTNWQTVSQSIGRLKAIDEASSTGFAGLTKKERLGMEREQGKLQASLGGIAEMGGTPDLLFVIDVNKEDLAIAEAKKLGIPVVAIVDTNCSPEGVDYIIPGNDDAARAIALYCDLAARAALDGMSAQLGAAGVDMGAMEELAEEAVAEEAAEAPAEATAD encoded by the coding sequence ATGGGCTTACCTGAGTTCACCATGCGCCAACTGCTTGAAGCAGGCGTACACTTTGGTCACCAGACCGCACGCTGGAACCCCAAGATGGGCCAGTACATCTACGGATCCCGCAACGGCATTCATATCATGGACCTCACCCAGACGGTCCCGCTGCTGGATCAGGCGTTGCAAGCCATTCGCGACACCGTTGCCAAGGGTGGCCGCATTCTGTTCGTTGGCACCAAGCGTCAGGCCGCCAAGCCGATTGCTGAAGCAGCAGAGAAATCTGCACAGTTCTACATGAACCACCGCTGGTTGGGTGGCACGCTGACCAACTGGCAGACCGTGTCGCAGTCGATCGGTCGCCTCAAGGCGATTGACGAAGCATCCTCGACCGGGTTCGCAGGCCTGACCAAGAAAGAGCGTCTTGGCATGGAGCGTGAGCAGGGCAAATTGCAAGCCTCGCTGGGCGGGATCGCCGAGATGGGTGGCACACCTGATCTGTTGTTCGTCATCGACGTCAACAAGGAAGACCTGGCCATTGCCGAAGCCAAAAAGCTGGGCATCCCGGTTGTTGCTATTGTCGACACCAACTGCTCGCCCGAAGGCGTGGATTACATCATTCCTGGCAACGACGACGCAGCCCGCGCCATTGCGCTTTACTGCGATCTGGCCGCACGTGCAGCCCTAGATGGCATGTCCGCCCAACTGGGTGCGGCAGGCGTCGACATGGGTGCGATGGAAGAGCTGGCCGAGGAAGCCGTGGCTGAAGAAGCCGCAGAAGCCCCGGCAGAAGCCACCGCAGATTAA
- a CDS encoding pseudouridine-5'-phosphate glycosidase has product MIPLTYSAEVAAARAAGTPIVALESTIITHGMPYPQNVETAKLVEAEVRAHGATPATIAVLDGQLHIGLEPAQLDALATAQDVAKLSRADMAACIAQGGTGATTVAATMIAADLAGISVFATGGIGGVHRGAEHSFDISADLQELAQTPVTVVAAGAKAILDLPKTFEVLETLGVPVIAYGQDMLPAFWSRSSDVAAPLRMDDAAAIARAQQTRTAMGLAGGQLVCNPIPATDEIPAATLAPIIAKALAEADAQGISAKSVTPFLLDRIFHLTEGRSLQSNIALVLNNARLGAAIAAEMVRNTG; this is encoded by the coding sequence GTGATCCCCCTTACTTATAGCGCCGAAGTCGCCGCCGCCCGTGCCGCAGGCACCCCCATCGTCGCCCTTGAAAGCACGATCATCACCCACGGGATGCCCTACCCGCAGAACGTCGAAACCGCCAAGCTGGTCGAGGCAGAGGTGCGTGCTCACGGTGCCACCCCCGCCACAATCGCCGTGCTGGACGGGCAATTGCACATCGGGCTGGAACCTGCGCAGCTGGACGCATTGGCCACGGCACAGGATGTCGCCAAACTCAGCCGCGCCGACATGGCCGCCTGCATCGCCCAAGGCGGCACCGGGGCCACAACCGTGGCCGCCACAATGATCGCCGCCGATCTGGCCGGTATCTCCGTCTTTGCCACCGGCGGCATTGGCGGCGTCCATCGCGGGGCCGAGCACAGCTTTGACATCTCTGCAGACCTGCAGGAACTGGCGCAAACGCCGGTGACCGTCGTTGCGGCTGGGGCCAAAGCCATTCTGGACTTGCCCAAAACCTTCGAAGTCCTTGAAACCCTTGGTGTGCCAGTCATCGCTTACGGTCAGGACATGCTGCCCGCTTTCTGGTCGCGCAGCTCTGACGTGGCCGCCCCCCTGCGCATGGATGACGCCGCTGCCATCGCGCGCGCGCAGCAAACCCGCACCGCGATGGGCCTTGCAGGCGGCCAACTCGTCTGCAACCCGATCCCCGCAACGGACGAGATTCCCGCCGCGACCCTCGCCCCGATCATCGCCAAGGCCCTGGCCGAAGCAGACGCGCAAGGGATCAGCGCAAAATCGGTCACGCCCTTCCTGCTGGATCGGATATTTCACCTCACCGAAGGCCGGTCCTTGCAATCCAACATTGCGCTTGTGTTGAACAATGCACGTCTTGGCGCCGCAATTGCTGCCGAAATGGTGCGCAACACCGGCTGA
- the tsf gene encoding translation elongation factor Ts: MAITAAMVKELREATGAGMMDAKKALTENDGDMEAATDWLRTKGLAKAAKKSGRTAAEGLVAVAVSGGKGVAVEVNSETDFVGKNADFQAMVAKIANAALGVNDIDALKAADIDGKTVEQTVTDAVAVIGENMSVRRMAALEGASVVTYVHNAAATDMGNIGVLVAMTGDNEAFGRQVAMHIAATNPAALNEADLDPAMVEKEKQIQMDIARESGKPEQVIEKMIIGRMKKYMSEITLVNQSFVVNPDLTVGAAAAEAGVEITGFVRLEKGEGIEVVAEDFAAEVAKLNG; the protein is encoded by the coding sequence ATGGCTATCACCGCTGCAATGGTGAAAGAACTGCGCGAAGCAACCGGCGCAGGCATGATGGACGCCAAGAAGGCGTTGACCGAAAACGACGGCGACATGGAAGCTGCAACCGACTGGCTGCGCACCAAAGGTCTGGCGAAGGCCGCCAAGAAGTCTGGCCGCACCGCAGCAGAGGGCCTTGTGGCCGTGGCTGTATCCGGTGGCAAGGGTGTTGCTGTCGAAGTGAACTCTGAAACTGACTTCGTTGGCAAGAACGCCGACTTTCAGGCCATGGTTGCGAAGATTGCAAACGCCGCGCTGGGTGTGAACGACATCGACGCGCTGAAGGCTGCAGACATCGACGGCAAGACGGTTGAGCAGACCGTGACCGACGCGGTTGCTGTGATCGGCGAGAACATGTCCGTGCGCCGGATGGCGGCATTGGAAGGTGCGTCTGTTGTAACTTACGTGCACAACGCGGCTGCCACCGACATGGGCAACATCGGTGTGCTGGTCGCCATGACCGGCGACAACGAAGCCTTTGGCCGTCAGGTTGCGATGCACATCGCAGCCACCAACCCGGCTGCCCTGAATGAAGCTGATCTGGACCCGGCGATGGTTGAGAAGGAAAAGCAAATTCAGATGGATATCGCCCGCGAATCCGGCAAGCCTGAGCAGGTCATCGAGAAGATGATCATCGGTCGGATGAAAAAGTACATGTCCGAGATCACGCTGGTGAATCAGTCCTTCGTGGTGAACCCCGATCTGACCGTGGGTGCCGCAGCCGCCGAAGCCGGTGTCGAGATCACCGGGTTCGTGCGTCTTGAAAAGGGCGAAGGCATTGAGGTTGTGGCAGAAGATTTTGCCGCCGAAGTGGCCAAGCTGAACGGTTAA
- a CDS encoding patatin-like phospholipase family protein yields the protein MKRINLALQGGGAHGAFTWGVLDRFLQDEEIEIAAISGTSAGALNAAALKAGMIEDGRAGARANLDWLWGQVGAITDEGLSAWVGAWGATAPFWAKAMEYSLPYQGFDLTTRLFSPYVYGPLMQNPLRRIVEQFSYDKVCANEGPLIHICATNVRSGKIRVFQGEEISPEVILASACLPSLFQAVEFVDPKTGKEEAFWDGGYTGNPALFPLFEPALPDDILIVNINPLHREDLPRDSQAIANRINEISFNSSLLRELRAIDFVRRLIADGKVQKGAMKNVLVHMIADDDLMNDLNVATKTIPNAVVLGRLKAAGQQAAEQFLATHKGALNKRSTVDLEAMFA from the coding sequence GTGAAACGGATCAATCTGGCCTTGCAAGGTGGCGGCGCACACGGGGCGTTCACCTGGGGCGTGCTGGATCGGTTTTTGCAGGACGAAGAGATCGAGATCGCCGCGATTTCAGGTACTTCGGCAGGGGCATTGAATGCAGCGGCGCTGAAGGCAGGGATGATTGAAGATGGTCGTGCGGGTGCGCGCGCCAATCTGGACTGGCTGTGGGGGCAGGTGGGTGCGATCACCGATGAGGGGCTGTCGGCCTGGGTCGGGGCCTGGGGTGCAACGGCGCCGTTCTGGGCCAAGGCGATGGAATATTCGCTGCCGTATCAGGGATTTGACCTGACGACGCGACTGTTTTCACCTTACGTCTACGGGCCGCTGATGCAAAATCCGTTGCGGCGGATCGTCGAGCAGTTCAGCTATGACAAGGTCTGCGCCAACGAAGGGCCGTTGATCCATATCTGTGCCACGAATGTGCGCAGTGGTAAGATCCGGGTGTTTCAGGGCGAGGAGATCTCGCCGGAGGTGATCCTTGCCTCGGCCTGCCTTCCCAGCCTGTTTCAGGCGGTGGAGTTTGTGGACCCCAAGACCGGCAAGGAAGAGGCGTTCTGGGATGGGGGTTACACCGGGAACCCGGCGCTGTTTCCGCTGTTTGAACCGGCGCTGCCGGATGACATTTTGATCGTGAATATCAACCCGCTGCACCGCGAGGACCTGCCGCGCGACAGTCAGGCGATTGCCAATCGGATCAATGAGATCAGTTTCAATTCGTCGCTGCTGCGCGAGCTGCGCGCGATTGATTTCGTCCGCAGGCTGATTGCGGATGGCAAGGTGCAAAAGGGCGCGATGAAGAATGTGCTGGTACATATGATTGCCGACGATGACCTGATGAACGATCTGAATGTGGCGACCAAGACCATTCCCAATGCGGTTGTGCTGGGGCGACTGAAAGCAGCCGGGCAACAGGCAGCAGAGCAGTTTTTGGCCACACATAAGGGCGCGCTGAACAAGCGCAGCACTGTCGATCTGGAGGCGATGTTTGCCTGA
- a CDS encoding LuxR family transcriptional regulator — MTQLLDHLAALTNAKTDNELWNYHVGLMKSYGFDRVLYGYTRYRTTHGLGDPQDWVILTNHGPEFMESFFTDTHYDHAPMLRWALNNNGACSWRWMEELAQTGNLTPGEMNVLQINQKHEVTAGYTISFRSVSERSKGAIGLVGSPRMNQDQVEEVWAKHGDELIVLNNIFHLKLLTLPYSGARPLTKRQREVLQWVGDGKTTQDIAILLELTPATVEKHLRLAREALDVETTAQAVLKAAFYNQMFVLEDVDN; from the coding sequence ATGACTCAGCTTTTGGACCATCTCGCGGCGCTGACCAACGCTAAAACAGATAACGAGCTGTGGAACTATCACGTTGGCCTGATGAAATCCTATGGCTTTGACCGTGTGCTCTATGGCTACACACGCTACCGCACCACACATGGGCTTGGCGATCCGCAGGATTGGGTCATTTTGACCAATCACGGTCCTGAGTTCATGGAAAGCTTCTTTACCGACACCCATTACGATCATGCGCCGATGCTGCGGTGGGCGCTCAACAACAATGGCGCGTGTAGCTGGCGCTGGATGGAAGAACTGGCACAGACCGGCAACCTCACCCCGGGTGAGATGAACGTGCTGCAGATCAACCAGAAACACGAAGTGACGGCAGGCTACACCATCAGTTTCCGTTCGGTTTCTGAGCGCAGCAAAGGTGCCATTGGTCTGGTGGGCAGCCCACGCATGAATCAGGACCAGGTGGAAGAGGTTTGGGCAAAGCACGGTGACGAACTCATCGTGCTGAACAACATTTTCCACCTCAAGCTTTTGACCCTGCCCTATTCCGGTGCGCGTCCGCTGACCAAACGCCAGCGCGAAGTGCTGCAATGGGTGGGCGACGGGAAAACCACGCAGGACATCGCGATTCTGCTGGAACTGACCCCGGCCACCGTCGAAAAGCACTTGCGCCTTGCGCGCGAAGCGCTTGACGTCGAGACCACAGCGCAGGCCGTTCTAAAGGCCGCGTTTTATAATCAGATGTTCGTCCTGGAAGACGTCGACAACTGA
- a CDS encoding DUF4198 domain-containing protein translates to MRLFAIVFALLSTPLVAHEFWIEPQAYQVAPDGRMIADVVNGQEFAGNRQPYLPQRFAHFVDFAGGKVANVSGRPGDTPALDAPATPEGLHVIAYQSRNATVDYETWEKFQNFVDHKDLGDVLTRHRARGLPEANFIEVYSRYSKSLIGVGDAAGSDVRTGLETEIVALTNPYTDDLSSGMRLQLFYRQDVRANEQIEIFEKSASGAVNIFLVRTDAQGIATVPVKTGHSYMADAVVLREPNASVAADTRAVWETLWANLTWGVPG, encoded by the coding sequence ATGCGTCTGTTCGCCATTGTTTTTGCACTGCTTTCTACACCGCTCGTGGCGCACGAATTTTGGATCGAACCGCAAGCCTATCAAGTTGCGCCGGACGGTAGAATGATTGCCGATGTTGTCAATGGGCAGGAATTTGCGGGCAACCGGCAACCCTATCTCCCGCAACGGTTCGCGCACTTTGTGGATTTTGCCGGTGGTAAGGTCGCCAATGTGTCAGGCCGCCCCGGCGATACGCCCGCCCTTGATGCACCTGCTACGCCTGAAGGTCTGCATGTGATCGCCTACCAATCCCGCAACGCCACGGTGGACTATGAAACCTGGGAGAAATTTCAGAATTTCGTCGATCACAAGGATCTGGGCGATGTGCTGACCCGGCACCGCGCCCGCGGACTGCCAGAGGCGAATTTCATCGAAGTCTATTCCCGCTATTCCAAATCCCTGATCGGCGTCGGTGATGCCGCGGGCAGCGATGTGCGCACCGGATTGGAAACCGAAATCGTGGCCCTGACCAACCCCTATACCGATGACCTGTCGTCAGGGATGCGGTTGCAACTTTTCTACCGTCAGGACGTGCGGGCCAATGAACAGATCGAGATATTCGAGAAATCGGCCAGCGGCGCCGTGAACATCTTTCTGGTGCGCACCGATGCCCAAGGCATCGCCACCGTGCCGGTCAAAACCGGCCACAGCTATATGGCCGATGCCGTGGTGCTGCGCGAACCAAACGCCTCTGTGGCGGCCGATACCCGCGCGGTCTGGGAAACGCTTTGGGCCAACCTGACCTGGGGTGTACCGGGCTAA